From Pseudomonadota bacterium:
GGCAGGCAACAGTCGCGAAGGCGAAGGTTTCGCAGGTGACCGAAGCGAGCTTCGAGCAGGAAGTGCTGCGCAGCGAGCTGCCGGTCTTGGTGGACCTGTATGCGGACTGGTGCCAGCCGTGCAAGCTGATCGAGCCGATTCTGGAGGAGCTGGCGCGCGAGCTGTCTGGCAAGCTCAAGATCGTTCGGGTGGACGTCGAAAAGAGCCCGCGTCTTGCCCAGGGCTTCCGCGTGCAGTCCATCCCCATGTTGGTGCTTTTCGCGGATGGGAGGCCGGTGGATCAGGTGGTCGGTGCGGTCAACAAGCAGGCTCTGGTCGAGATGGTAAAGCCGGTCCTGCCCGCGTCAGCGGCCGAGATCGTTCCCAAAGACCTCGACAGGCTCGCGCGGGAGGGCCGCGTCCTGGCCGTGGACTTGAGAGACGCCACGTCCTTTCGCCGCTACCGCATCCCAGGAGCGATCAACATCCCGAGCGAGCAGGTCACCGATCGGGCGCGGGAGCTGCGTCCCAGCGACGGC
This genomic window contains:
- the trxA gene encoding thioredoxin; translated protein: MTEASFEQEVLRSELPVLVDLYADWCQPCKLIEPILEELARELSGKLKIVRVDVEKSPRLAQGFRVQSIPMLVLFADGRPVDQVVGAVNKQALVEMVKPVLPASAAEIVPKDLDRLAREGRVLAVDLRDATSFRRYRIPGAINIPSEQVTDRARELRPSDGRLRVLYSRSGDEAKELADKLRERGINVGFLAGGFLHWEADGLGVERG